TTGCGGAGGTGCGCGACGCCGCCGACCTGGAACTGAAGGCCAAGGCCGAGGAACACCCGTTGGTGCAGGCCGTTCTGGCGCAGTTCCCAAAGGCCAGCATCACCGCGATCCGCACTCCGGAGGAGATCGCGCAAGAGGCCCATATCGAAGCGTTGCCAGAAGTGGATGACGAGTGGGACCCGTTCGAAGAGGACTGATGCGCAGTGGTTTGTCCCCGCGGGGACAGGGTTATGGCATTGGAATCACAGCAACTTTATTTTCGACCCCCGCGCTGGCCGAAGTCTGCGACAAGGTACGGCCCCTGTGGCAGCCCGGCACGCAGGCCACGGCGCTGACCGAAGCGCTGCATTTCTTTGCGACACCGCTGGGTCTGATCCTTGTTGCCCTGTCCGCTGTTGCCATTGCGCGGCGGTGGCAGTGGGTTGGGCTGGCAACCATTCTTGGGTGGACCGGCTTAGTAAGCCTCGTGGCGTTGGGCGCGTCTATCGATCCGACCAGTGTGCATGCGCTTGCCGTTGCCGAAGGCTGTGTCGGTCCACCCACCTTGTTCATCGTCGCAGTCGCTGCAATATGTGTGGGGATTGTTTTGTGGACCAAGCCGCGCACCAGCGGCGCAGACGGATCGGAGAGTTGAATGCTCAAGGGACTTGGCGGGCTCGGCGACATGGCCGGGATGATGAAGAAAGCGCAGGAAATGCAGACCAAGATGGCAGAGATGCAGGACCAGCTGCACTCGGTCCTGGTTACGGGCGAAAGCGGTGCCGGACTGGTCAAGGCGACGGCCACGGCCAAGGGTGAATTGACCGCGTTGGACATCGACCCGTCGATCTTCAACGGCGACGACAAGGAGGTGGTCGAGGACCTGATCCTGGCCGCCATCAAGGATGCACAGGCCAAAGCGCAGGAACGCGCGCAGGAAGAAATGGGCAAGCTGACCGAAGGTCTGGGCCTGCCGCCGGGCATGAAGCTGCCCTTCTAGGTTCGCTTGCGTTCCAGCTGTGGTATGGTGCCGGTGGCCGGCGCGGCGCGAGAGCGTTCGCGCCATTGCCGTCGCAGCCCCAGCAAGAATGCCAGAAAAGCCAGATAGAGGGTGAATGTCAGGCTGAGCCGCGCGACCCCTTCCCGAAAGGTGAGCCCGCGCCCGCCCTGCCCTTCGCTGCGGTCGGTGCCGTGTTCGGCCCCGTCTGCCTGTTCAGGTCCGACGGCAACGTCCGTGCCCCCGGAACAGGCGGCATCGACCGCATCCGACACGCGCCGCAGATCATCGCGCAGCGCGCCGTCCACCTGCAACCCGCGCCCGTCCGCCAACGCCTGGGCCGTGGCCAGCACTGCACCTGCGGCACGCGCATCGCGGCGCGACACGTCCTGATCAAGCGATTGCATCACTGCCGCCGGGTTGATCTGATCCAGATGCCTGCGCAGGGTCTGGCGGTGGTGCACCGACACGGTCCCGCCTGCGTCCAGTAT
The sequence above is drawn from the uncultured Tateyamaria sp. genome and encodes:
- a CDS encoding YbaB/EbfC family nucleoid-associated protein, whose protein sequence is MLKGLGGLGDMAGMMKKAQEMQTKMAEMQDQLHSVLVTGESGAGLVKATATAKGELTALDIDPSIFNGDDKEVVEDLILAAIKDAQAKAQERAQEEMGKLTEGLGLPPGMKLPF